A window of Mytilus edulis chromosome 10, xbMytEdul2.2, whole genome shotgun sequence contains these coding sequences:
- the LOC139492665 gene encoding uncharacterized protein, whose amino-acid sequence MHTVFTADKPPFTFVGVDYFGPLNVKLGRSVVKRYGCLFTCLTTRAVHIEIAHSLNTDSFISAFQRFTSRRGIPEKVYSDNGTNFVGGEIELRKNIEQWNKATISNYMLHKDIIWTFNPPYASHRGGAWERMIRSTRNIFKALINQQLLSDEQLLTFMAETERIMNDRPITAISDDCRDLPVLTPNMLLLMKSNTSTPQGVFDKKDIYAKRWWKQIQHLANEFWKRWLREYLPTLQQRRKWQREERDVEIDDIVLVADERIQRGQWPLGRIVEVTRSRDGHIRSCVVKTSQSHILRPINKLCLLECSK is encoded by the coding sequence ATGCACACTGTTTTTACTGCAGACAAACCTCCTTTTACCTTTGTCGGAGTTGACTACTTTGGTCCATTAAACGTTAAACTTGGACGGTCAGTTGTTAAGAGATATGGATGCCTCTTTACGTGCCTTACAACAAGAGCGGTTCATATAGAAATAGCCCACAGTTTAAATACGGATTCTTTTATTTCAGCCTTTCAACGCTTTACAAGTAGACGAGGCATTCCCGAAAAGGTCTACAGTGATAATGGAACAAATTTCGTTGGCGGTGAAATCGAACTTCGAAAAAACATTGAACAATGGAATAAAGCAACTATATCAAATTATATGCTACACAAGGACATTATTTGGACATTTAATCCACCATATGCAAGTCACCGCGGTGGTGCATGGGAACGAATGATTCGTTCAACAAGGAACATTTTTAAAGCACTGATCAATCAACAACTACTTAGCGATGAACAATTACTGACATTTATGGCCGAAACTGAGCGTATTATGAATGATAGACCGATAACAGCAATAAGTGACGATTGTCGTGATTTACCAGTTTTGACGCCAAATATGCTATTATTGATGAAGAGCAACACGTCAACACCACAAGGTGTGTTTGACAAAAAGGATATATATGCAAAACGTTGGTGGAAACAAATACAACACCTAGCGAATGAATTCTGGAAACGTTGGTTGAGGGAATACTTACCAACCCTACAGCAAAGAAGAAAATGGCAGAGGGAAGAACGAGATGTTGAAATAGACGATATTGTTTTAGTTGCTGATGAACGTATACAGAGAGGACAATGGCCTTTAGGTAGAATAGTCGAGGTCACAAGGAGCCGTGATGGTCACATCCGTAGCTGCGTGGTCAAAACTAGTCAGTCACATATTTTGAGACCTATAAATAAACTATGCTTACTCGAGTGTTCTAAATAG